In Lotus japonicus ecotype B-129 chromosome 5, LjGifu_v1.2, one genomic interval encodes:
- the LOC130717046 gene encoding pumilio homolog 4 isoform X1, which produces MASGSKVGVQTLDEGLQPLPNGNIEDTLQSELERILQEQRNQQFINQERDVNVYRSGSAPPTVEGSLRAFGSLRDSDFGVVNSGRNDNDGFLTEDELRSHPAYLSYYYSHESINPRLPPPLLSKEDWRVAQRFQAGGGSSSIEGFGDWRKNVATNGDSSSLFSMQPGYSVQQAENDLMELRKASGRNLSRQSSTQLVDRHMDGLARMSGADLGARRACFSDILQQEGLDQPASLSSNMSRPASLNAFGDIMDSNSIIDHESLEGLRSSASTPGLVGLQNHSVNVSRNFASTVGSSVSRVMTPEPQVFGRSVGSAVPQMGSKVFSGEKNGIGLGTQNGYSSNMPDLTRMVSSLSRLNLSGANLAEQDILLKSKLQMPDVLLSTPSNVNLTGHNEILRGMNSFSSNERVNLMRKSASYSNLRSKVSSTGNLSSLSSTDFTGHVPGAYLGNSKLNTVYDNHLETALRGRRDGQSLDALRNQLANEFHSTTLDPRFIQSLQQSSDYRQGMSSSGDPFQIRNFTDTSHGDLEGLQKAYLETLLAQQKQQYELPLLSKSVLLNNGFFGSQPYGLGMPYSGKQTANSSLPSLGSGNPLFDNERMSQLTSMMRSSMGGSGSSWHADIGNNMEARFASSLLDEFKNNKARPFELPDIVDHVVQFSTDQYGSRFIQQKLETASVEEKTKIFPEIIPHARALMTDVFGNYVIQKFFEHGTESQRKELASQLAGHVLPLSLQMYGCRVIQKALEVVDVDQQSQMVSELSGAVMKCVRDQNGNHVIQKCIECVPQDKIQFIVSSFYGQVVALSTHPYGCRVIQRVLEHCDDLNTQQIIMDEIMQSVCTLAQDQYGNYVIQHILEHGKPHERAAIISQLAGQIVKMSQQKFASNVIEKCLAFGSPDERQLLVNEMLGTSDENEPLQAMMKDPFGNYVVQKVLETCDDQSLELILSRIKVHLNALKRYTYGKHIVTRVEKLITAGERRIGLLA; this is translated from the exons ATGGCGAGTGGGAGTAAGGTGGGTGTGCAAACTTTGGATGAAGGTTTGCAGCCTTTGCCGAATGGGAATATTGAAGACACCTTGCAGAGTGAGCTAGAAAGGATATTGCAAGAGCAGCGCAATCAGCAATTTATCAATCAAGAAAGGGATGTCAATGTTTACAGGAGTGGAAGTGCTCCTCCAACAGTGGAAGGATCTTTAAGAGCTTTTGGTAGTCTGAGGGACTCCGATTTTGGGGTGGTCAATAGTGGGAGAAATGATAATGATGGGTTTTTGACTGAAGATGAGCTTAGATCTCATCCTGCCTATCTTTCCTATTATTATTCACATGAGAGCATAAATCCTAGATTACCGCCCCCGTTGTTGTCAAAAGAAGATTGGCGTGTTGCGCAAAGGTTTCAAGCTGGCGGCGGGTCTTCTTCAATTGAGGGATTTGGGGACTGGAGGAAGAATGTGGCCACAAATGGTGATAGTTCATCGCTATTTTCAATGCAGCCAGGATATTCTGTGCAGCAGGCAGAGAATGATTTGATGGAGCTGAGAAAAGCCAGCGGACGGAATCTCTCTAGGCAGAGTTCAACTCAGTTGGTTGACAGACATATGGATGGTTTGGCAAGAATGTCAGGGGCTGATCTTGGTGCTAGGAGGGCCTGTTTTTCTGACATTCTTCAG CAGGAAGGACTTGATCAACCTGCTTCATTGTCAAGCAATATGTCACGTCCAGCAAGTCTCAACGCATTTGGTGATATCATGGATTCAAATAGCATTATTGATCATGAATCCTTGGAGGGCTTGCGTTCTTCAGCTTCTACCCCTGGTTTGGTCGGACTTCAGAATCACAGTGTAAATGTTTCTCGTAATTTTGCATCTACTGTGGGTTCTTCTGTGTCAAGAGTGATGACTCCTGAACCACAGGTTTTTGGGAGATCTGTTGGATCTGCAGTTCCCCAAATGGGTAGTAAAGTTTTCTCTGGTGAGAAAAATGGCATTGGCTTGGGTACCCAGAATGGCTACTCTTCCAATATGCCTGATCTTACTCGTATGGTGTCTTCTTTATCGAGGTTAAATTTATCAGGTGCTAACCTTGCAGAGCAAGATATTCTTTTAAAATCTAAGCTGCAAATGCCTGATGTTCTGTTAAGCACACCGAGCAATGTTAATTTGACCGGACATAATGAGATCTTAAGAGGAATGAACTCATTTAGTTCAAACGAGCGAGTCAATTTGATGAGAAAATCTGCTTCTTATTCTAATCTTCGCTCAAAAGTTTCTTCTACTGGAAATTTATCTAGTTTGTCAAGCACAGACTTCACTGGCCATGTTCCTGGCGCATatctcggaaactcaaaattgaATACTGTGTATGATAATCATCTTGAGACAG CTTTGAGGGGTCGCAGAGATGGTCAAAGTTTGGATGCTCTACGAAATCAACTTGCTAATGAATTTCATTCGACAACCCTGGACCCACGCTTCATCCAATCCTTGCAGCAAAGTTCTGATTACCGGCAAGGGATGAGCAGTTCTGGTGATCCTTTTCAGATAAGAAATTTCACGGATACTTCACATGGAGACTTAGAGGGACTTCAGAAAGCATATCTTGAGACACTTCTTGCTCAACAAAAGCAGCAGTATGAACTCCCACTTCTGAGCAAATCTGTGCTTCTTAATAATGGGTTCTTTGGGAGTCAGCCATATGGTCTTGGCATGCCATATTCAGGAAAGCAGACTGCAAATTCCTCACTTCCTTCTCTTGGATCTGGGAATCCACTGTTTGACAATGAACGTATGTCACAGTTAACTTCTATGATGAGAAGTTCAATGGGAGGTTCTGGCAGCTCATGGCATGCTGATATTGGCAATAACATGGAGGCAAGATTTGCTTCATCCTTACTGGATGAGTTCAAGAACAATAAGGCCAGGCCTTTTGAACTTCCAGATATCGTTGACCATGTGGTTCAATTCAG CACGGATCAATATGGTAGCCGATTCATTCAGCAGAAATTAGAAACAGCTTCTGTAGAAGAGAAGACCAAGATATTTCCTGAGATCATTCCTCATGCTCGTGCCTTGATGACTGATGTCTTTGGCAATTATGTTATACAGAAA TTTTTTGAGCATGGTACAGAAAGTCAGAGAAAGGAGTTAGCCAGCCAACTTGCAGGTCATGTTTTACCTCTTAGTCTGCAAATGTATGGTTGCAGAGTGATTCAGAAG GCCTTGGAGGTGGTTGATGTGGATCAGCAAAGTCAAATGGTGTCAGAGCTCAGTGGTGCAGTAATGAAATGTGTACGTGATCAAAATGGAAACCATGTTATTCAGAAGTGTATAGAGTGTGTCCCTCAAGataaaattcagtttattgtcTCATCTTTCTATGGGCAAGTTGTTGCACTTTCTACTCATCCTTATGGATGCAGAGTTATTCAG AGGGTTCTAGAACATTGTGATGATCTAAATACACAACAAATTATCATGGATGAAATCATGCAATCTGTCTGCACTTTAGCACAGGACCAATATGGAAATTATGTTATTCAG CATATCCTAGAACATGGTAAACCACATGAACGAGCTGCTATTATCAGCCAGCTAGCTGGGCAAATTGTAAAGATGAGCCAGCAAAAATTTGCTTCTAATGTTATCGAGAAGTGCTTGGCTTTTGGTAGTCCTGATGAACGTCAGCTATTGGTGAATGAAATGCTTGGTACTTCTGATGAGAATGAGCCCTTACAG GCTATGATGAAGGACCCTTTTGGAAATTATGTTGTGCAAAAGGTTCTTGAGACCTGCGATGATCAGAGCCTTGAGCTGATCCTTTCTCGCATCAAGGTTCACTTAAATGCCCTGAAGCGGTACACCTATGGCAAACATATAGTTACTCGTGTGGAGAAGCTCATAACCGCTGGAG AAAGGCGCATAGGATTGTTGGCCTAA
- the LOC130717046 gene encoding pumilio homolog 4 isoform X2, which yields MASGSKVGVQTLDEGLQPLPNGNIEDTLQSELERILQEQRNQQFINQERDVNVYRSGSAPPTVEGSLRAFGSLRDSDFGVVNSGRNDNDGFLTEDELRSHPAYLSYYYSHESINPRLPPPLLSKEDWRVAQRFQAGGGSSSIEGFGDWRKNVATNGDSSSLFSMQPGYSVQQAENDLMELRKASGRNLSRQSSTQLVDRHMDGLARMSGADLGARRACFSDILQEGLDQPASLSSNMSRPASLNAFGDIMDSNSIIDHESLEGLRSSASTPGLVGLQNHSVNVSRNFASTVGSSVSRVMTPEPQVFGRSVGSAVPQMGSKVFSGEKNGIGLGTQNGYSSNMPDLTRMVSSLSRLNLSGANLAEQDILLKSKLQMPDVLLSTPSNVNLTGHNEILRGMNSFSSNERVNLMRKSASYSNLRSKVSSTGNLSSLSSTDFTGHVPGAYLGNSKLNTVYDNHLETALRGRRDGQSLDALRNQLANEFHSTTLDPRFIQSLQQSSDYRQGMSSSGDPFQIRNFTDTSHGDLEGLQKAYLETLLAQQKQQYELPLLSKSVLLNNGFFGSQPYGLGMPYSGKQTANSSLPSLGSGNPLFDNERMSQLTSMMRSSMGGSGSSWHADIGNNMEARFASSLLDEFKNNKARPFELPDIVDHVVQFSTDQYGSRFIQQKLETASVEEKTKIFPEIIPHARALMTDVFGNYVIQKFFEHGTESQRKELASQLAGHVLPLSLQMYGCRVIQKALEVVDVDQQSQMVSELSGAVMKCVRDQNGNHVIQKCIECVPQDKIQFIVSSFYGQVVALSTHPYGCRVIQRVLEHCDDLNTQQIIMDEIMQSVCTLAQDQYGNYVIQHILEHGKPHERAAIISQLAGQIVKMSQQKFASNVIEKCLAFGSPDERQLLVNEMLGTSDENEPLQAMMKDPFGNYVVQKVLETCDDQSLELILSRIKVHLNALKRYTYGKHIVTRVEKLITAGERRIGLLA from the exons ATGGCGAGTGGGAGTAAGGTGGGTGTGCAAACTTTGGATGAAGGTTTGCAGCCTTTGCCGAATGGGAATATTGAAGACACCTTGCAGAGTGAGCTAGAAAGGATATTGCAAGAGCAGCGCAATCAGCAATTTATCAATCAAGAAAGGGATGTCAATGTTTACAGGAGTGGAAGTGCTCCTCCAACAGTGGAAGGATCTTTAAGAGCTTTTGGTAGTCTGAGGGACTCCGATTTTGGGGTGGTCAATAGTGGGAGAAATGATAATGATGGGTTTTTGACTGAAGATGAGCTTAGATCTCATCCTGCCTATCTTTCCTATTATTATTCACATGAGAGCATAAATCCTAGATTACCGCCCCCGTTGTTGTCAAAAGAAGATTGGCGTGTTGCGCAAAGGTTTCAAGCTGGCGGCGGGTCTTCTTCAATTGAGGGATTTGGGGACTGGAGGAAGAATGTGGCCACAAATGGTGATAGTTCATCGCTATTTTCAATGCAGCCAGGATATTCTGTGCAGCAGGCAGAGAATGATTTGATGGAGCTGAGAAAAGCCAGCGGACGGAATCTCTCTAGGCAGAGTTCAACTCAGTTGGTTGACAGACATATGGATGGTTTGGCAAGAATGTCAGGGGCTGATCTTGGTGCTAGGAGGGCCTGTTTTTCTGACATTCTTCAG GAAGGACTTGATCAACCTGCTTCATTGTCAAGCAATATGTCACGTCCAGCAAGTCTCAACGCATTTGGTGATATCATGGATTCAAATAGCATTATTGATCATGAATCCTTGGAGGGCTTGCGTTCTTCAGCTTCTACCCCTGGTTTGGTCGGACTTCAGAATCACAGTGTAAATGTTTCTCGTAATTTTGCATCTACTGTGGGTTCTTCTGTGTCAAGAGTGATGACTCCTGAACCACAGGTTTTTGGGAGATCTGTTGGATCTGCAGTTCCCCAAATGGGTAGTAAAGTTTTCTCTGGTGAGAAAAATGGCATTGGCTTGGGTACCCAGAATGGCTACTCTTCCAATATGCCTGATCTTACTCGTATGGTGTCTTCTTTATCGAGGTTAAATTTATCAGGTGCTAACCTTGCAGAGCAAGATATTCTTTTAAAATCTAAGCTGCAAATGCCTGATGTTCTGTTAAGCACACCGAGCAATGTTAATTTGACCGGACATAATGAGATCTTAAGAGGAATGAACTCATTTAGTTCAAACGAGCGAGTCAATTTGATGAGAAAATCTGCTTCTTATTCTAATCTTCGCTCAAAAGTTTCTTCTACTGGAAATTTATCTAGTTTGTCAAGCACAGACTTCACTGGCCATGTTCCTGGCGCATatctcggaaactcaaaattgaATACTGTGTATGATAATCATCTTGAGACAG CTTTGAGGGGTCGCAGAGATGGTCAAAGTTTGGATGCTCTACGAAATCAACTTGCTAATGAATTTCATTCGACAACCCTGGACCCACGCTTCATCCAATCCTTGCAGCAAAGTTCTGATTACCGGCAAGGGATGAGCAGTTCTGGTGATCCTTTTCAGATAAGAAATTTCACGGATACTTCACATGGAGACTTAGAGGGACTTCAGAAAGCATATCTTGAGACACTTCTTGCTCAACAAAAGCAGCAGTATGAACTCCCACTTCTGAGCAAATCTGTGCTTCTTAATAATGGGTTCTTTGGGAGTCAGCCATATGGTCTTGGCATGCCATATTCAGGAAAGCAGACTGCAAATTCCTCACTTCCTTCTCTTGGATCTGGGAATCCACTGTTTGACAATGAACGTATGTCACAGTTAACTTCTATGATGAGAAGTTCAATGGGAGGTTCTGGCAGCTCATGGCATGCTGATATTGGCAATAACATGGAGGCAAGATTTGCTTCATCCTTACTGGATGAGTTCAAGAACAATAAGGCCAGGCCTTTTGAACTTCCAGATATCGTTGACCATGTGGTTCAATTCAG CACGGATCAATATGGTAGCCGATTCATTCAGCAGAAATTAGAAACAGCTTCTGTAGAAGAGAAGACCAAGATATTTCCTGAGATCATTCCTCATGCTCGTGCCTTGATGACTGATGTCTTTGGCAATTATGTTATACAGAAA TTTTTTGAGCATGGTACAGAAAGTCAGAGAAAGGAGTTAGCCAGCCAACTTGCAGGTCATGTTTTACCTCTTAGTCTGCAAATGTATGGTTGCAGAGTGATTCAGAAG GCCTTGGAGGTGGTTGATGTGGATCAGCAAAGTCAAATGGTGTCAGAGCTCAGTGGTGCAGTAATGAAATGTGTACGTGATCAAAATGGAAACCATGTTATTCAGAAGTGTATAGAGTGTGTCCCTCAAGataaaattcagtttattgtcTCATCTTTCTATGGGCAAGTTGTTGCACTTTCTACTCATCCTTATGGATGCAGAGTTATTCAG AGGGTTCTAGAACATTGTGATGATCTAAATACACAACAAATTATCATGGATGAAATCATGCAATCTGTCTGCACTTTAGCACAGGACCAATATGGAAATTATGTTATTCAG CATATCCTAGAACATGGTAAACCACATGAACGAGCTGCTATTATCAGCCAGCTAGCTGGGCAAATTGTAAAGATGAGCCAGCAAAAATTTGCTTCTAATGTTATCGAGAAGTGCTTGGCTTTTGGTAGTCCTGATGAACGTCAGCTATTGGTGAATGAAATGCTTGGTACTTCTGATGAGAATGAGCCCTTACAG GCTATGATGAAGGACCCTTTTGGAAATTATGTTGTGCAAAAGGTTCTTGAGACCTGCGATGATCAGAGCCTTGAGCTGATCCTTTCTCGCATCAAGGTTCACTTAAATGCCCTGAAGCGGTACACCTATGGCAAACATATAGTTACTCGTGTGGAGAAGCTCATAACCGCTGGAG AAAGGCGCATAGGATTGTTGGCCTAA